One Egicoccus halophilus genomic region harbors:
- a CDS encoding DUF433 domain-containing protein, translating into MSTVYDWARKDVVVPSISPSREKLWSYGDLLTLRLVRWLRSDKPDARRTAMAEVRAMLDRFVDDLWREAASGHARPTIAVDASGHVFHVERSENVSGQRAFDDALDLFAPFEDGPDLREPDAHLRIVPGRCAGEPHLLGTRLTTRTIAALAERGYDLDTIAALYPDEDVDALAEALSFEQRLARAAS; encoded by the coding sequence TTGAGCACGGTCTACGACTGGGCGCGCAAGGACGTCGTCGTGCCGTCCATCTCGCCATCCCGAGAGAAGCTGTGGTCCTACGGCGACCTGCTAACCCTCCGACTGGTTAGGTGGCTGCGCTCCGACAAGCCTGACGCCCGCAGGACAGCGATGGCGGAGGTCCGGGCGATGCTCGACCGGTTCGTCGATGACCTCTGGCGTGAGGCCGCATCCGGCCACGCTCGCCCCACCATCGCCGTCGACGCCTCTGGTCACGTCTTCCACGTCGAGCGCTCGGAAAACGTCAGCGGGCAGCGCGCCTTCGACGATGCCCTGGATCTCTTCGCGCCGTTCGAGGATGGTCCGGACCTCCGCGAGCCTGACGCACATCTGCGCATCGTGCCCGGCCGATGCGCTGGCGAGCCGCACCTGCTCGGCACGCGCTTGACCACGCGGACGATCGCCGCGCTGGCAGAGCGCGGGTACGACCTGGACACGATCGCGGCCCTCTACCCGGACGAGGATGTCGACGCCCTGGCCGAAGCGCTGAGCTTCGAGCAGCGGCTGGCGCGCGCTGCGAGCTGA
- a CDS encoding DUF4268 domain-containing protein — MAVEFGQLRRLPIRTVWTSESSDFTPWLAANLNYLSAQIGLDLELVATEVAVGPFRVDVVAQIAGTDDLVVIENQFGPTDHDHLGKLLTYAAGQEAAYAVWIAERFRPEHRSAIEWVNHNSVEGVGFFGLRIEALQIDTSPVAVQLTTVVEPDQWAKQVTQATSTVSARGQLYAAFWEPLIERLQTTYPGWSNKSVPPKDSWMPMPSGKTYPFYSIAFTGDRKLRIELYVDGPNEQAQQHLWEQLASVREQINATLPGLDWDAIPNKRASRISLYAPFDDASVDNEDQWDTHRDWIVTNLGAFRDAFQPHIDQLTPYVPPVPAGDPAG; from the coding sequence ATGGCCGTCGAGTTCGGGCAACTCCGGCGTCTACCGATCCGGACAGTGTGGACCTCGGAATCGAGTGACTTCACCCCGTGGCTCGCGGCGAACCTCAACTACCTCTCCGCACAGATCGGCCTCGACCTGGAGCTGGTCGCCACCGAGGTCGCGGTCGGACCGTTCCGCGTCGACGTCGTTGCACAGATCGCCGGCACGGACGACCTGGTCGTGATCGAGAACCAGTTCGGCCCGACTGACCACGACCACCTCGGCAAGCTGCTCACCTACGCCGCCGGCCAGGAAGCCGCCTACGCCGTATGGATCGCGGAACGATTCCGGCCCGAGCACCGCTCAGCGATCGAGTGGGTCAACCACAACAGCGTCGAAGGCGTCGGGTTCTTCGGGCTGCGGATCGAAGCGCTCCAGATCGACACCTCACCGGTCGCCGTCCAGCTCACCACCGTGGTCGAGCCCGACCAGTGGGCCAAACAGGTCACGCAAGCCACCAGCACCGTCAGCGCCCGCGGCCAGCTCTACGCCGCGTTCTGGGAACCGCTGATCGAACGGCTCCAGACGACCTACCCCGGGTGGAGCAACAAGTCTGTCCCACCCAAGGACAGCTGGATGCCCATGCCATCCGGCAAGACCTACCCCTTCTACTCCATCGCGTTCACCGGCGATCGGAAGCTGCGTATCGAGCTATACGTCGACGGACCGAACGAGCAAGCACAGCAACACCTCTGGGAGCAGCTCGCCAGCGTCCGGGAGCAGATCAACGCGACACTGCCCGGCCTCGACTGGGACGCCATCCCCAACAAGCGCGCGTCACGCATCTCGCTGTACGCACCGTTCGACGACGCCAGCGTCGACAACGAAGACCAGTGGGACACTCACCGCGACTGGATCGTCACCAACCTCGGGGCCTTCCGCGACGCGTTCCAACCCCACATCGATCAGCTCACGCCCTACGTCCCACCCGTTCCCGCCGGCGACCCTGCCGGGTGA